The following coding sequences are from one Candidatus Nitrohelix vancouverensis window:
- a CDS encoding HD domain-containing protein has product MTNEQIILKTRDFIESRLAGDSSGHDWLHIERVWKLAQTLAKAEGANPDIAQLGALLHDVADWKFYDGDDSEGPRQARQWLESLNAPEELTRQVCDIVAGVSYKGAGTETPMTTLEGKVVQDADRLDAIGAIGIARAFAYGGAHDRLIFDPAEAPQMHSNFEEYKKNKGHTINHFHEKLLLLKDRMLTETGTRMAAERHRFMEIYLEQFHEEWDGQR; this is encoded by the coding sequence ATGACCAACGAACAAATCATCCTCAAAACGCGGGACTTTATAGAATCTCGGCTCGCTGGCGACAGCTCCGGGCACGACTGGCTCCATATCGAACGAGTGTGGAAACTGGCGCAAACCCTTGCCAAGGCCGAAGGAGCCAATCCAGACATTGCGCAACTGGGCGCGCTGTTACACGATGTGGCGGACTGGAAATTCTACGACGGAGACGACAGTGAAGGTCCGCGCCAGGCGCGCCAGTGGCTGGAGTCGCTGAACGCGCCGGAAGAGTTGACCCGGCAGGTCTGCGATATCGTTGCAGGAGTTTCCTACAAGGGCGCTGGAACCGAAACGCCTATGACCACTCTGGAGGGCAAGGTCGTGCAGGACGCGGATCGGCTGGACGCCATCGGGGCCATCGGAATCGCTCGCGCATTCGCCTACGGCGGCGCGCATGATCGACTGATCTTTGATCCCGCCGAGGCGCCGCAAATGCATTCCAATTTTGAGGAATACAAAAAAAACAAAGGGCACACGATCAATCATTTCCATGAAAAACTGCTTTTGCTCAAAGACCGCATGTTGACCGAAACGGGCACGCGCATGGCCGCAGAGCGACACCGCTTCATGGAAATTTATCTCGAACAATTTCATGAGGAATGGGATGGCCAACGTTGA
- a CDS encoding PDZ domain-containing protein: protein MKKFPTLLFILCLMVPGIGYSQSSQLSILQQAEEELVALSEKARPTVVNLSPYVPPSPSIRRHGQEGGRAANAGSGVIFDGVKGLIVTNSHVVKTSQKIQVTLLSGEDHIGEIVGTDEDTDLAVVRIKTENPLPTAVFGDSSKLKVGQFVFAIGNPYGLHDTLTFGIVSGLNRENINLSRYEDFIQTDASINPGNSGGPLLNLKGEVVGINSAIINYAQSIGFAIPSNIVQRIIAQLVAHGKVQRGWLGVSIDPLPDELAEKLGIERDEGVLVNAVFDGDPAHAAGIRVGDIILKIGGSKVDSPNKLIRLIGSVSPGQSVKVELFREGKRVPVMVKLASQIVSEGRNTDELPAMGIFVENLGGEIGKQYYLKGLKGIVVSKVVIGSSADQRGVNKGDLITSVNGQQVLGKWEFNKIMDKIQIGSPTFLTILRNDEKLHLTLVRDH, encoded by the coding sequence TTGAAGAAATTCCCAACGTTATTGTTCATTCTATGCCTGATGGTTCCCGGAATCGGCTATTCGCAAAGCAGTCAGTTGTCCATCCTTCAGCAAGCGGAAGAGGAATTGGTCGCCTTATCAGAAAAGGCCCGTCCCACCGTCGTTAATCTATCGCCTTACGTTCCACCCTCGCCCTCGATCCGCCGACACGGTCAGGAAGGCGGTCGCGCCGCCAATGCCGGTTCCGGCGTCATATTCGATGGCGTGAAAGGATTGATTGTAACGAACAGTCATGTCGTCAAGACCTCGCAAAAAATACAAGTGACCTTGTTGAGCGGGGAAGATCATATCGGCGAGATTGTTGGAACGGATGAAGACACCGATCTGGCGGTCGTGCGCATCAAAACGGAAAACCCCTTGCCCACCGCTGTTTTTGGAGATTCAAGTAAGCTCAAGGTCGGACAGTTCGTATTCGCCATCGGCAATCCATACGGTTTACACGACACTCTTACCTTTGGCATTGTCAGCGGACTCAATCGCGAGAATATTAATTTATCGCGCTATGAAGATTTCATTCAAACCGACGCCTCCATCAATCCGGGAAATAGCGGCGGCCCGCTTCTGAATTTGAAAGGAGAGGTCGTCGGAATCAACTCAGCTATCATCAATTACGCGCAAAGTATCGGCTTTGCTATTCCATCTAACATCGTTCAAAGAATCATCGCCCAACTGGTGGCCCATGGAAAAGTCCAGCGCGGCTGGCTGGGAGTGAGTATCGATCCTTTGCCCGACGAACTTGCCGAAAAACTTGGAATCGAAAGAGATGAGGGCGTTCTCGTCAACGCTGTGTTTGATGGAGACCCGGCGCATGCTGCAGGCATACGGGTGGGCGACATCATATTGAAAATAGGTGGAAGCAAGGTTGACTCACCCAACAAACTGATTCGTTTGATCGGATCGGTCAGCCCCGGGCAGTCTGTCAAGGTCGAGCTGTTTCGAGAAGGCAAGCGCGTACCGGTCATGGTCAAACTCGCTTCGCAGATTGTGTCCGAGGGAAGGAATACGGACGAGCTTCCCGCTATGGGAATCTTTGTCGAAAATCTTGGCGGGGAAATAGGTAAACAGTACTATTTGAAGGGTTTAAAAGGAATTGTTGTTTCAAAGGTAGTAATAGGGAGTTCCGCGGATCAAAGAGGCGTTAATAAAGGCGATCTCATCACTTCAGTGAACGGTCAGCAAGTCCTTGGAAAATGGGAATTTAATAAAATAATGGATAAAATTCAGATCGGTTCTCCTACGTTTTTGACGATTCTCAGAAATGACGAAAAATTGCATTTGACTCTTGTACGCGATCACTAA
- a CDS encoding phosphoadenylyl-sulfate reductase, translated as MPVMEILQWTIKTFDKKAGLASSFGMEDMVLLDMLSRLEGDITVFTLDTGRLPEETYEIMDRARNKYKINIEVFFPEQKATEQLVREKGFYSFRESVDNRKECCFIRKVQPLKRALSGLDAWVTGLRREQSVTRTDLFKVANDPDNPSLVKINPLADWTVKQVEDYIRDNNVPVNALHEKNYPSIGCAPCTRAVAEGEDIRAGRWWWENPEHKECGLHIKR; from the coding sequence ATGCCGGTGATGGAAATCCTGCAATGGACGATCAAAACCTTTGATAAAAAAGCCGGGCTGGCTTCAAGCTTTGGCATGGAAGATATGGTACTGCTCGATATGCTGAGCCGACTTGAGGGGGATATCACCGTATTCACTCTAGACACAGGCCGACTCCCGGAAGAGACCTACGAGATCATGGACCGCGCTCGCAATAAATATAAAATCAATATTGAAGTTTTCTTTCCTGAGCAGAAGGCGACGGAACAACTGGTGCGCGAGAAGGGATTCTATTCCTTCCGGGAAAGCGTGGACAACCGCAAGGAATGTTGTTTTATCCGCAAGGTGCAACCTCTGAAACGCGCTCTGTCCGGCCTCGATGCCTGGGTCACTGGCTTGCGCAGGGAGCAGAGCGTCACGCGAACGGATTTGTTCAAGGTCGCCAATGATCCTGACAATCCGTCTCTCGTGAAAATCAATCCGCTAGCGGACTGGACCGTTAAACAGGTGGAAGATTATATTCGGGACAACAACGTACCCGTCAATGCCCTGCATGAAAAAAATTACCCCAGTATCGGTTGCGCCCCTTGTACGCGGGCGGTTGCTGAAGGGGAAGATATAAGGGCGGGTCGCTGGTGGTGGGAAAACCCGGAACATAAAGAATGCGGCTTGCACATCAAACGCTGA